The DNA region TACTACAGAAATTGTGAACCAAATCTCTGAAGGGCCTTGAGATCTGTGTCTGCTTTTTGAAAGATGACATCTCAAATACTGGCCATGTTCTGCCAGTAAGACTTAGCCAAATACAGGTGTGTCTGCATATAGTTTACCATAACAGACTTTGTAATATGTATTTTTCTGCCATTGTAGACAACAGTGTGCAAGAGAACAATACAACTCCAGCAACTCCTTACTCTAGCCTTCCGGACTCCTTGCTGTATACAAGCCTTGCAACAGATGCAACACAAACTACTACTAGCTCAAATGCGTATCAGGCCTTGCTTCCCTTGGATGTTAATTGTATTCTCAAGCCAAACTCATTTGATATAGCAAAGATGGATGAGCCCACAGGTAGGCAGACTCTCTCTAGTTTAACCCTTACTGACAAAGCTAGCAGCAGATTTCCCAGGGGAGAAGAGGCAGCAGTTTGTCTTGTCTGCAGCCTTTCCCTTGTCCCTCCTGGAGCTCTTTTCTTTTCATCATTTTGGCTGTGGTTGCTGGCTGGTTTTGGGTAAAGTGCATCCCTCATAGAGGTGCTCTATTCTGGGTACATTGGTTACATTCCCTTTGTAGTTATAAGTATTTGTGTAACCTAAGAATAGCACCAGAAACTGTCCAAAGGGAAAAGTCAAGGGGTTTTATTATTTTAAGCCCAGTAGGATACTGGTCTGGTTGACTCCCTCTACTGCTCTTGAAAGCATTACGTTATAAATGTAGTAGTCTACCAGCTAACACTCTCCATTTCAGTAGCTGTTTAATGCACAGAACCTGGGTTGACTTTCACAAATAAGTACTTTTGTGTTTAACAGGAACTATTAGTAGTGATATCATTGACGAATTAATGTCTTCAGATGGTAAGCATTtagcattcctttttttttttctaaataagttatattttaaaaatgtgattcatTCATaggaatgtaggactggaagggatctcctgATGCATTGAGTCTAGTCCTCTGTTATTGCAGGCAAATGTCATTCATATCTGAATTCATCACTTCCCTAGGTTTTTGTTCAAATCTGATTCCAAAATTCGTTACAAATATCTCATATTAAAATGGCTGCTACACAGTCGACATTGTGTAGTGTGGACCCTGCAGTAGGTAGATCTAAGTTACTATTAAGCTATGCTATTAACATAACTCAAATAGcgtagcttagattgactttcatacacagtgtagacatggcctcagtctcTTCATGCCTTAGTTTCCAGTCTCTAAAGGGGGATAATAGCATGACACTACCTCACAGGAAAAATACATTTGAAGACCGTGAGGCAGATACTACAATAATGGAGTCTATATAATACAATAGACCCACTGCTAAGTACCAACCACAAAGGCTGCTTAAGTGTTGCTTTGCTGCAGCAGAGGAAACTAATGTCTGTTACCTGCAGCAAAGCCAGTGCAGTGTAAGATAGCAAAGGAAATTCATTTAAAGCATAGTAAATAAATTGCGTCtacacatttaaattattttaaaccttATTTTGGTGGAGTTGCACCAGGATCCCCAATGCACAGTCCAGTGCTTGCAGACAAATATTGCCAAAGCAAAGCAAGTTGTAACATTTTGGACTACTGACACTGGACACCAaaatttttatttaccttctgatGGAAATGATTTGAAATTTACTGGATGTTGCAAGGCAGAATTTTAATTATAAtagatttctgtgattctatgattgatTAAACTGTTCTTGTTTTACAGTTTTTCCTCTCTTACGACTCTCTCCTACTCCCGGAGATGACTACAACTTTAACCTGGATGATAACGAAGGAGTCTGTGATCTTTTTGATGTGCAGATACTAAATTATTAGATTCGGTGGGAACCAGACTGTCATATCTACCTCTAACTTTATAACATTCTAGACTTCTTCATAACCTaagtattttaaataatgaatgtatAACCTCTTAGTTCACTGACTCTGGGGGTGCATTTCCTTTTGCTTCCTTACTTGCTTCACAAAACACCTTAAATTCAAAACCAGAAGAAAGGGCTTTTATCAATGTTCTCTGGCATTTTTTCACAAGTTACATTAATGTAACTCAGTTTTGAAATCCCAGGTTCtcaaaccccctgcccccccccttttttcttgCAGCCTTCTgtttaccaaaaaaaagaaaaaaaccacaacGCAAGGCTTGTCACTTAGCAGAATTTTCTTTCTGAAGCTTTACTGCCAAGAAGCTCTCTGTTTTTAACCTTTcgctacaattttaaaaaaagctttcacTGCCAAATTTTGAAGTGAAGGACATTAAATGGGTTATGTTAAATTGTTTTCAGTGAACCAATTTTGTGAAGTGCCTTCTGTTTTAGCACTTTAAGTTTCACATTTTGACTTCTGACATTCCACTTTCCTAGATTATAGGAAAGATCTGTTTGTAGTTTGTATTAAAGTGTGCCAATGCTTGTATattaacaagatttttttaataaaactgtacaaacagagtatTCAGTATGTGCCATCTACTGATTTTTTGCCAGTaaattttgcttttgaaattCATAGCTATTTCATTATGCATTACAACTGAGACAATAAGCTTGCAGCTGCATCCACATCAGCTGGTTCACCTTCCAGGTGCTTGGAAacctgaaaataattaaaaataaataaaataaataaagtagaaAGCTGAGGTTGTATAAAAAATGTGATTGATGGAAGATATAAAGCTAACAAATACTTGCTGTCTGGGATTGATTAGCTCAGTGTATTGGACTGCAAGACTGCCTACATTTCTTACAACTTATTCACTTTAGGGGAATATATAATTTGCTAGACTAGACGGACCCAGTGGTCAATActtaatgcttcagaggaaagccaATAAAATCTGTGCCCGTAACATACATTTCCAAAATTGAGATAAACTTGAATGCTCTAGTCAACAAAATCTAAAATTGTCAAGGAGACTTACTGCACAGAGACTAACACACTGTCTAACTTGTTCCAGGGAGATTGCTTGAATTATTAATAGGGCCCCACTAGTGctccagaaagagagaaattgtttcaaaatgttaTATTTTGATGAGAGCTTCAATTGGAGCAGAGGGAGGCTgatgtttttacaaaaaaaaaaaggggggggcggggaataaCTTTTTCATATTGACACGGTCATCAAGTGGTTAGCCAGGAGATCCAGGATGTCTTGCAAAAGCAAACACCTTTATTTTCTATGCCTATTCATGTTAAGGGTTAACTCGATGACTCAAGGTGTCCAGCtgaaaatcttaatttttaaagctcatgagtaaaaaaaaaaaaaaaaatcaactaaaacATCCAGATATTAAATGAAAAATCCATTCTGGCAACAATCTAGTGATGCTCAACTATTTCCTCTCTTCTGACTAAGAAGGGAGTTTGTGCCCTAAGAAGAACTGCTAAGGTTGCTTGCAGACTTGACATCTCTTCATGATGGGGTCACGACTGTGTTTTTTCAGTCAAGACCTAAAAACTTGTCCAAAATTAACGtttaattttaattctttctAACCTGAGGTTGCAGCTACCCTCCCAACCAAAGATGCATTTAATAGGACTCAATTATTACCCGAGGCTTCTTTTGAGATTTTGATGAAATGCCTTTTGATAGTTGTTTGACTTCTTTCTGTACTTCAGTAAATGCTTTATTTACCGTTCTAACTCTTTCATCATTCACAATGTTTATCTTTAGAGGAGAAAAAATTGTACAAGTTAGTCAAAGGCAGTAAGAGATCTTAATATGATGCTAAGGCTTATTCATAGCCTATTTATTATACATATTTACAATGTTTCTATCTTTAAAATTGCTTGGAATGGGGCAcattctttaaattattttaattgtactACTGTTTGAATGTGTAAATATTAAAGATAGTGAATTTTTAATAGAACTTTCATATAAATGGATCACTAGCAAAGAAATCTAACAAATAGGTCAAAGCTAACTTGTTTATATTGGAGATAAAAGGGGAAGAAAGATTTCCTTCTGGAAATGGAACACATAACAGAAAACTAGTTCAGACAAACTGTCACACCTTCAGTTTATTTTAGCCAATATGAAGAGGCACCCAGTCCAGGCAGGTTCTTTATTTCTATCAGCAGGTAGGTTGGCAGATACCTGTAATTTGTAATTGCTCATCTCATCTTAACTTGATCTAATGGGCCACTTTTCGGTGGTAACAGCATTCTCAAACCTGTTTTACTGTTATATACAAAATACTATATAAAATGGAGATTTGGCTCCACCTATAAATATTCCTGAATATAAGCTTGCTGCTATTTGTCACTGAAAGTTATCTTTGTATCTGAATAACATCCTCAGGTGCCAGTGACacaaaacattttccctttgAGTCACTGTTTAAGTCCATAGATTTGGTAACATTCCAACCTTCTAAGTGACTTATTCTGTTTTGTCTAACTTGCAGCAGGAAAGTTAAGACGTCTTTCCTTAAAACACCTTCCTCAGAAAAAATATGATTACTATTGGCTTAGCTATACATTTTCCAA from Chelonoidis abingdonii isolate Lonesome George chromosome 2, CheloAbing_2.0, whole genome shotgun sequence includes:
- the RBIS gene encoding ribosomal biogenesis factor, which produces MGKIKAKGSKPKSVFHVASTRSLKAKNKAKPVTTSLKKINIVNDERVRTVNKAFTEVQKEVKQLSKGISSKSQKKPRVSKHLEGEPADVDAAASLLSQL